In a single window of the Olivibacter sp. SDN3 genome:
- a CDS encoding tetratricopeptide repeat protein, with product MIRRAASVGLAIAFMTSAGAYAQSLKDAQIAIDAEQYAKAKTILKNLVENKPKDGQNYFYLGDIYLQTDYPDSAKTIFEQGLEADPKTNLNKVGLGAVELFQNNTSGAEQLFTEATAKLKKKDYLENLYIGRAYINPHLEEPDYKKALTYLEKAKEANQKDALIPSSLGDAYFGLKDANNAYSSYRDAYDMDNSFTRARVQMTIISKQARAFPEAIEDLQAIAAEHADYAPAFRELAETYNAYAQFATKSEDYDSRIQEALKYYKQYMDLTDYSLDSRMRYADFLIKAKDYQALEEQANEMAKVDKVNPRILRYLGYAAYENGNYAESQQALTDFFSKVEENRVIPQDYYFLGLSEVRQATDTTAEGDTSLLSQSIANLTKAVELDTTWGLAEDLSNIAKENFNEKKFDISAALFKAAAQAPESKTYNYDLFYWGFSQYFNYATHINDEPAPSKDVLNDADAAFAKVNEVAPEMPEAYLYKAKTKSLLEDPEDPQGLAVPDYKKYLEVIQSKDDETVQKSGRFIAEAYNVIAADLVNKEQYEEARENLRKALEAEPGNAYATQTLEQLEPDASAQQ from the coding sequence ATGATAAGAAGAGCAGCAAGTGTAGGTCTTGCTATTGCTTTCATGACATCTGCTGGTGCATACGCACAAAGCCTAAAAGATGCTCAGATAGCGATTGATGCAGAGCAGTATGCTAAGGCAAAGACGATTTTGAAGAATTTAGTGGAGAACAAGCCGAAGGATGGACAAAACTACTTTTATCTTGGGGATATCTATCTTCAAACAGATTATCCTGATTCAGCCAAAACCATTTTTGAACAAGGTTTGGAAGCAGACCCAAAAACAAACTTGAACAAAGTTGGATTGGGAGCAGTAGAGCTTTTCCAAAATAATACCAGCGGAGCGGAGCAATTGTTTACGGAAGCCACTGCAAAATTGAAAAAAAAGGATTACTTGGAAAATCTGTATATAGGACGTGCTTATATAAACCCTCATTTGGAGGAGCCTGATTATAAAAAAGCATTAACCTATCTAGAGAAAGCTAAAGAAGCCAATCAAAAAGATGCATTAATTCCGTCTTCTTTAGGAGATGCGTATTTTGGATTAAAAGATGCGAATAATGCGTATAGTAGCTACCGGGATGCTTATGATATGGATAATTCATTTACTCGTGCTCGGGTGCAGATGACGATTATTTCCAAACAGGCAAGGGCTTTTCCGGAAGCGATTGAAGACCTACAGGCTATTGCCGCAGAGCATGCGGACTATGCTCCCGCTTTCAGAGAATTAGCGGAAACCTATAACGCTTATGCGCAATTTGCAACCAAGTCTGAAGATTACGATAGCCGCATTCAGGAAGCCCTGAAATATTACAAGCAATATATGGATCTAACAGATTATTCCTTAGATTCCCGTATGCGTTATGCCGACTTCTTGATCAAAGCAAAAGATTATCAAGCTTTGGAAGAGCAAGCGAATGAAATGGCTAAGGTGGATAAGGTAAATCCTCGTATTTTGCGTTATTTAGGTTATGCTGCTTATGAAAATGGAAATTATGCAGAAAGCCAACAAGCATTAACAGATTTCTTCAGCAAAGTAGAGGAGAATCGTGTCATTCCTCAGGATTACTATTTCTTGGGTTTATCTGAAGTGAGACAGGCAACTGATACTACAGCAGAAGGAGACACTTCGTTGTTAAGCCAAAGTATCGCCAACTTAACGAAGGCTGTTGAGTTGGATACTACATGGGGTTTGGCAGAAGATTTAAGTAACATTGCGAAGGAAAATTTTAACGAAAAGAAGTTTGATATCTCAGCGGCGTTATTTAAGGCAGCAGCACAAGCTCCAGAGTCTAAAACATACAATTATGATTTATTCTATTGGGGTTTCTCGCAATATTTCAACTATGCTACACATATAAATGATGAGCCGGCACCTAGTAAGGATGTCTTGAATGATGCTGATGCCGCCTTTGCGAAGGTAAATGAAGTAGCTCCTGAAATGCCTGAGGCATATCTTTATAAAGCAAAGACTAAGTCGTTACTGGAAGACCCTGAAGACCCTCAGGGATTAGCTGTTCCAGATTACAAAAAGTATCTAGAGGTAATTCAATCGAAAGATGACGAAACCGTTCAGAAATCAGGTCGTTTTATCGCGGAGGCTTATAATGTAATTGCAGCAGATTTAGTGAACAAGGAACAATACGAGGAGGCTCGCGAGAATTTGCGTAAAGCTTTGGAAGCTGAACCTGGAAATGCTTATGCTACACAAACGCTAGAGCAGTTGGAGCCAGATGCTTCCGCACAGCAGTAA
- a CDS encoding 2Fe-2S iron-sulfur cluster-binding protein → MADSNDKIKVSIDGISVEVVPGTTILNAARQIGGEIVPPAMCYYSKLEGSGGKCRTCLVKVSKGSEKDPRPMPKLVASCRTTVMDGMEVQNITSNEVLEARKGVVEMLLINHPLDCPICDQAGECHLQDLGFEHGAAATRYEFERRTFEKIDIGDKIQLHMTRCILCYRCVFVADQLTNQRVHGILGRGDAAEISTYIEKAVDNDYSGNVIDVCPVGALTDKTFRFKNRVWFTKPVEAHRDCPTCSGKVTLWYKGEEVLRVTARKDAYGEVEDFICNSCRFEKKNTADWVIEGPRKVANTSVIASNHYSELKPLPVIKDNPKLKEANKNQLERSVRL, encoded by the coding sequence ATGGCTGATAGTAATGATAAAATTAAGGTAAGTATAGATGGTATTTCAGTAGAAGTGGTACCAGGAACTACCATATTGAATGCAGCGCGGCAAATAGGCGGGGAGATTGTCCCTCCGGCAATGTGCTATTATTCTAAGTTGGAAGGAAGTGGTGGGAAATGTAGGACCTGTTTAGTAAAAGTGAGTAAGGGCTCTGAAAAGGATCCAAGACCAATGCCTAAACTGGTAGCATCTTGTCGCACAACGGTGATGGATGGAATGGAAGTTCAGAATATTACATCAAATGAGGTGTTGGAAGCAAGAAAGGGAGTAGTGGAGATGCTATTAATCAATCATCCACTAGACTGTCCTATTTGTGATCAAGCTGGAGAGTGCCATTTGCAGGACTTAGGCTTTGAACATGGAGCTGCTGCCACGAGATATGAATTTGAGCGACGTACATTTGAAAAGATCGATATAGGAGACAAAATCCAGTTACATATGACAAGGTGCATACTTTGTTATCGTTGCGTTTTTGTAGCTGATCAGCTAACCAACCAACGGGTACACGGCATATTGGGAAGAGGTGACGCTGCGGAAATATCAACTTATATAGAGAAGGCTGTTGATAATGACTATTCAGGTAATGTGATTGATGTTTGCCCGGTAGGAGCATTGACGGACAAAACTTTTCGTTTCAAGAACAGGGTTTGGTTTACAAAGCCTGTTGAAGCCCATCGGGACTGCCCGACTTGTTCAGGAAAGGTAACGTTATGGTATAAAGGTGAGGAAGTTTTACGTGTTACAGCGCGTAAAGATGCTTACGGAGAAGTAGAAGATTTTATCTGTAACTCTTGTCGATTTGAGAAAAAGAACACGGCGGACTGGGTAATTGAAGGACCTCGGAAGGTCGCGAATACCTCGGTTATAGCATCCAATCATTACAGTGAACTTAAACCTCTACCGGTAATTAAGGATAATCCAAAACTAAAAGAAGCAAATAAAAATCAATTGGAAAGATCGGTAAGACTGTAG
- a CDS encoding NADH-quinone oxidoreductase subunit I, producing MESLSNRKKVLEQKPMTFLEKIYIPAILKGLRITIKHFFRKKATVSYPEVERPYSKNYRGMHSLKRDEEGRERCTACGLCALSCPAEAISMISAERQKGEEHLYREEKYAAVYEINMLRCIFCGLCEEACPKEAIYLDGPHVPADYLRKDFIYGKDKLVEEKFDFKQESVTSE from the coding sequence ATGGAGTCTTTAAGTAATAGAAAAAAAGTCTTGGAACAGAAACCCATGACCTTTTTAGAAAAAATATATATTCCTGCGATTTTGAAAGGATTGCGTATTACCATAAAGCATTTTTTCAGAAAGAAGGCAACCGTATCTTATCCGGAAGTAGAACGGCCTTATTCAAAGAATTATAGGGGGATGCATTCCCTTAAACGCGATGAGGAGGGAAGAGAAAGATGTACTGCCTGCGGACTTTGTGCACTGTCGTGTCCCGCCGAGGCGATCAGCATGATCTCTGCAGAACGACAGAAAGGAGAAGAACATTTGTATAGAGAAGAAAAATATGCGGCAGTCTACGAAATCAATATGTTACGCTGTATCTTTTGTGGATTATGCGAAGAAGCATGCCCTAAGGAGGCTATCTATTTGGATGGCCCACATGTACCGGCAGATTATTTACGCAAAGATTTTATATATGGCAAAGATAAGTTGGTAGAAGAAAAGTTTGACTTTAAACAAGAAAGTGTGACTTCAGAATAA
- the nuoF gene encoding NADH-quinone oxidoreductase subunit NuoF, producing the protein MARKLLLEHIDVPYINTLEVYRQKGGYRAVEKALKKLSPDDVVEEVKKSGLRGRGGAGFPTGMKWSFLAKPEGVPRYLVCNADESEPGTFKDRFLMTYIPHALIEGMIVSSYALGAKTSYIYVRGEMMPQIKILERAIEEAKAAGFLGKNILGSGYDLELYVQPGGGAYICGEETALLESLEGKRGNPRIKPPFPAVAGLYNCPTVVNNVESIAATVPILNMGGDEYAKIGIDRSTGTKLISASGNINNPGVFEIELGLPVEEFIYSDEYCGGITNGKRLKAVVAGGSSVPILPANLILKTAKGENRLMTYESLADGGFISGTMLGSGGFIAFDEDQCIVRNTWNFTRFYHHESCGQCSPCREGTGWMEKVLHRLEYGHGKMSDIDLLVDVSKKIEGNTICPLGDAAAWPVASAIRHFRDEFEWHVTNSDEAQIRNYGLAHYADPLTLAG; encoded by the coding sequence ATGGCTCGGAAACTTTTGTTAGAACATATTGATGTACCATACATAAATACGCTGGAAGTGTATCGTCAGAAAGGAGGATATCGTGCTGTTGAGAAGGCGCTGAAAAAGCTAAGCCCAGATGATGTAGTCGAAGAGGTCAAGAAGTCTGGATTGAGAGGGCGTGGCGGAGCAGGGTTTCCTACCGGAATGAAATGGAGCTTTTTAGCAAAACCAGAAGGCGTGCCTCGTTATTTGGTTTGTAATGCAGACGAATCTGAGCCAGGTACATTCAAAGATAGGTTTCTCATGACTTATATACCTCATGCCTTGATCGAGGGAATGATTGTATCTAGTTATGCTTTGGGAGCAAAGACTTCATATATCTACGTTAGAGGTGAAATGATGCCCCAAATAAAAATTTTGGAACGAGCAATTGAGGAAGCGAAAGCCGCTGGTTTTCTCGGCAAAAATATATTGGGTTCCGGATATGATCTGGAGCTATATGTGCAGCCAGGAGGAGGCGCTTATATCTGTGGAGAAGAAACGGCATTGCTGGAGTCTTTGGAAGGAAAGCGAGGCAACCCTCGTATAAAACCACCTTTTCCAGCGGTTGCCGGTCTTTATAATTGCCCCACGGTAGTGAATAATGTAGAATCTATTGCCGCAACGGTACCCATCCTTAATATGGGTGGCGATGAGTATGCTAAAATAGGTATCGATAGAAGCACCGGAACGAAATTGATTTCCGCTTCTGGTAATATCAATAACCCGGGGGTTTTTGAAATTGAATTAGGATTGCCTGTTGAAGAATTTATTTATTCTGATGAGTATTGTGGGGGCATCACTAATGGAAAACGTTTAAAAGCGGTTGTAGCAGGAGGTTCTTCTGTACCTATACTCCCTGCAAATCTCATATTAAAAACCGCAAAAGGCGAAAATAGGTTGATGACTTATGAATCCCTAGCTGATGGGGGCTTCATCTCAGGAACTATGTTAGGTTCCGGAGGATTTATCGCATTTGATGAAGATCAATGTATCGTGCGAAATACCTGGAATTTTACACGGTTTTATCATCATGAGAGTTGCGGACAGTGTTCGCCTTGTAGAGAAGGTACTGGATGGATGGAAAAAGTGTTGCACCGTTTGGAATATGGGCACGGCAAAATGAGCGATATTGACTTATTAGTCGATGTATCAAAGAAAATTGAAGGTAACACCATCTGCCCGTTGGGAGATGCTGCTGCATGGCCTGTTGCTAGTGCTATTAGACATTTCAGAGATGAATTTGAATGGCATGTAACCAATAGCGATGAGGCACAGATCCGCAATTATGGATTGGCACATTATGCAGATCCTTTAACATTGGCGGGTTAG
- a CDS encoding NADH-quinone oxidoreductase subunit A, with translation MEATTTNTPIDYLPILFQMIVAAGFGIVTIIGTHLIGPRLRTENKLTSFESGVEVIGNARQPFSIKYFMVAILFVIFDIEVIFMYPWAVNFREFGIDGLIEMFIFMGLLLLGFIYVIKKRALEWD, from the coding sequence ATGGAAGCTACAACAACCAATACTCCCATAGATTATTTACCGATCCTTTTTCAGATGATTGTTGCTGCTGGATTCGGAATTGTGACGATTATCGGAACCCATTTAATTGGCCCTAGACTCCGGACGGAAAACAAACTTACTTCATTTGAATCCGGCGTTGAAGTAATCGGTAATGCCAGGCAACCTTTCTCTATCAAATACTTCATGGTGGCTATCCTTTTTGTTATTTTTGATATCGAAGTCATCTTTATGTATCCTTGGGCGGTAAATTTCAGAGAGTTCGGTATAGACGGTTTGATAGAAATGTTCATATTTATGGGCCTGCTTCTGCTAGGATTTATTTATGTGATAAAAAAACGTGCGTTAGAGTGGGATTAA
- the nuoH gene encoding NADH-quinone oxidoreductase subunit NuoH — METVFIIEKFILITVVFVLTLVIAMYSTLAERKVAGFMQDRMGPDRAGPYGILQPLADGGKFFFKEEIIPAGAHKSLFIAGPTIAIITACISSAVIPWGQPLTFGERTIELQVADVNVGILYIFGVIALGVYGIMLGGWASNNKFSLMGAVRAASQSISYEIALGLSIIALLMVTQSLSLKDIVAQQSGFVNWNIWVQPLGFIIFITCAFAECNRVPFDLPECETELVGGYHTEYSSMKLGLYMFSEYINMFVSSALMSALYFGGYNFPFMYELGLSQNWITIIGVLVFFLKIFAFIFFFMWIRWTLPRFRYDQLMNLGWKILIPLAVANIVLTGIITLIRDTYFQ; from the coding sequence ATGGAAACAGTATTCATTATAGAAAAATTCATACTTATAACGGTTGTGTTTGTGTTGACATTAGTTATAGCGATGTACTCTACCCTGGCGGAAAGGAAAGTGGCGGGTTTTATGCAGGATAGGATGGGGCCAGATCGAGCAGGGCCTTACGGCATATTGCAACCACTGGCGGACGGTGGAAAATTTTTCTTTAAAGAAGAAATTATTCCTGCAGGTGCACATAAAAGCTTGTTTATAGCCGGGCCTACAATAGCTATTATTACGGCTTGTATCAGTAGCGCCGTTATTCCATGGGGGCAACCACTCACTTTTGGTGAACGTACTATCGAACTTCAGGTTGCCGATGTTAATGTTGGCATACTGTACATATTTGGCGTAATAGCCTTGGGCGTATATGGTATCATGCTGGGTGGATGGGCTTCCAACAATAAGTTTTCGTTGATGGGAGCGGTTAGGGCAGCATCCCAGAGTATCAGCTATGAAATAGCTTTAGGTTTATCTATCATTGCTTTACTTATGGTTACACAGAGCCTTTCACTCAAAGACATAGTAGCTCAGCAAAGCGGCTTCGTTAACTGGAACATATGGGTACAACCCCTAGGTTTTATTATTTTCATAACCTGTGCCTTCGCCGAGTGTAATCGTGTGCCTTTCGATTTGCCTGAGTGTGAAACAGAGTTGGTCGGAGGCTATCACACTGAATATTCATCGATGAAGCTAGGCTTATACATGTTTTCTGAATATATCAACATGTTTGTGTCTTCTGCTTTGATGTCCGCCCTTTATTTTGGAGGATATAACTTTCCTTTTATGTATGAGTTGGGGCTTTCGCAGAATTGGATCACTATCATTGGAGTATTGGTATTCTTTTTGAAAATTTTTGCTTTTATCTTTTTCTTCATGTGGATTCGTTGGACCTTACCACGGTTTAGGTATGATCAGTTAATGAATTTAGGATGGAAGATTTTGATACCTTTAGCAGTGGCTAATATCGTGCTCACTGGAATCATCACTTTAATTAGAGATACATATTTTCAATAA
- a CDS encoding PstS family phosphate ABC transporter substrate-binding protein gives MNKQLAVFLSLISFIVVFVSCNDAPSKDKVGILMGRAKVLVDETIAPIVEDQLNVFQSSYTNTELTMVSMPENQVINYLLRDSAQIAVTSRALTEQEIEFFKKKKIYPKMVKFATDAIAVITHKNNTDSTITVDEIVRLMKGNDIAGVRTMVFDNSNSSTVDYFRQLAGVEKLPEQGVYAMKTSADILRYVNENPQSVGVIGVNWIVQPPNDLIDYVNNVKLMGVRNQKGKPGDDAYYKPTQTNLALNLYPFTRTLYCINVQGKKAVGMGFSAFLHGERGQRLILKAGLLPDSIPSREIIIRK, from the coding sequence ATGAATAAGCAGTTAGCGGTTTTTTTGAGTTTGATAAGCTTTATTGTAGTTTTTGTTTCTTGCAATGATGCACCTTCGAAAGATAAAGTAGGGATTCTAATGGGCAGGGCAAAAGTGTTGGTAGATGAAACGATAGCTCCTATTGTTGAAGATCAGTTAAACGTGTTTCAAAGTAGTTATACAAATACCGAACTTACTATGGTTTCAATGCCAGAAAATCAGGTTATTAATTACCTATTGAGAGATTCTGCTCAAATAGCGGTTACGTCGAGAGCCTTAACAGAACAGGAGATTGAATTTTTTAAGAAAAAGAAGATTTATCCTAAAATGGTAAAGTTTGCAACGGACGCTATTGCAGTAATTACGCATAAAAATAATACAGATTCTACCATTACGGTTGACGAGATTGTCAGGTTAATGAAGGGAAATGATATTGCTGGTGTTCGGACAATGGTTTTTGATAATAGCAACTCAAGTACCGTTGATTATTTCCGACAGTTAGCCGGAGTTGAAAAGCTTCCTGAGCAAGGTGTATACGCCATGAAAACAAGCGCGGATATTCTTCGTTATGTGAATGAAAATCCACAAAGCGTGGGTGTGATAGGCGTTAATTGGATTGTACAGCCACCCAATGATTTGATAGATTATGTTAACAACGTAAAACTTATGGGGGTGAGAAATCAAAAGGGAAAACCGGGCGATGATGCATATTATAAACCCACGCAAACAAATTTGGCTTTAAATTTGTATCCCTTCACGCGGACACTTTACTGTATTAATGTGCAAGGAAAGAAGGCCGTAGGTATGGGATTTTCGGCTTTTTTACATGGAGAGCGTGGGCAAAGACTTATCCTAAAAGCGGGTTTATTGCCAGATAGTATACCTTCTAGGGAAATAATTATTAGAAAGTAG
- a CDS encoding NADH-quinone oxidoreductase subunit B: MSDIKLAPAPPGVTGSGFFATTLDKAVGLARANSLWPLPFATSCCGIEFMATMGSTYDLARFGAERPSFSPRQSDMLLVMGTIAKKMGPVLKQVYIQMAEPRWVIAVGACASSGGIFDTYSVLQGIDEIIPVDVYVPGCPPRPEAILDGVMRLQDIVKTESVRRRESEEYRKLLESYEIHKDGEIR, from the coding sequence ATGAGCGATATAAAATTAGCCCCGGCTCCTCCAGGAGTTACAGGGTCAGGTTTCTTTGCCACTACTCTCGATAAAGCGGTTGGGCTTGCCCGTGCAAATTCTTTATGGCCCTTGCCTTTTGCAACATCATGCTGCGGAATAGAATTTATGGCTACTATGGGATCTACCTATGATTTAGCTCGCTTTGGAGCCGAGCGTCCGAGTTTTTCTCCTAGACAATCCGATATGTTGTTAGTGATGGGAACTATCGCAAAAAAGATGGGTCCTGTTCTGAAACAAGTATACATACAGATGGCCGAGCCGCGCTGGGTAATAGCTGTTGGTGCATGCGCTTCCAGTGGTGGCATCTTTGATACTTATTCGGTATTGCAGGGTATAGATGAAATAATTCCTGTAGACGTTTACGTGCCTGGATGTCCACCCAGGCCGGAAGCTATATTGGATGGTGTTATGCGGTTGCAGGATATTGTAAAAACAGAATCGGTAAGGAGAAGAGAGTCTGAAGAGTACAGGAAATTATTAGAAAGTTACGAGATACATAAAGATGGCGAAATTAGATAA
- a CDS encoding NADH-quinone oxidoreductase subunit C codes for MAKLDNQVLLERLEQRFAEHVQKTDEPFGLLSVETSKEYIIEVLKYLKTDKELQFIYLTDITAVHYPSQELSIAVVYHVHSLIHNVRIRIKVFLNGDKPEIPTATTVWNGANWMERETYDFFGVIFVGHPDLRRILNVDDMEVFPMRKEYPLEDPNKVDKKEFFFGR; via the coding sequence ATGGCGAAATTAGATAATCAGGTACTTCTCGAGCGTTTAGAACAGCGTTTTGCTGAGCACGTTCAAAAAACGGATGAACCTTTCGGGCTTTTATCAGTCGAAACTTCAAAAGAATATATCATAGAGGTTTTAAAGTATCTGAAAACAGATAAAGAGCTGCAATTTATTTACCTCACAGACATTACGGCTGTGCATTATCCATCGCAAGAATTGAGTATCGCCGTGGTTTATCATGTGCATAGCCTTATACATAATGTACGAATACGGATAAAGGTGTTCTTAAATGGCGATAAGCCGGAGATACCAACCGCCACTACAGTGTGGAATGGTGCAAACTGGATGGAGAGGGAAACCTATGACTTCTTCGGGGTTATATTTGTTGGGCATCCTGACCTGCGTAGAATCTTGAACGTAGACGATATGGAGGTTTTTCCTATGCGGAAAGAATATCCCCTAGAGGATCCCAATAAGGTAGATAAAAAAGAGTTTTTCTTTGGAAGATAA
- the nuoE gene encoding NAD(P)H-dependent oxidoreductase subunit E has protein sequence MLSVKKNEPVEFQDSLIKEFDAIVQRYPEGRQKSALLPILHLVQAQYGWLSVGAMDKVAVYLKIEPIEVYEVATFYTMFFLQPQGKYVLEVCRTGPCCLVGAEKIMAHIEKRLGVKENEVTPDGLFSWRGIECVAACGMGPVLQIGPDYTYYENLTEESVDRLIETLKNKEN, from the coding sequence ATGCTTAGTGTAAAGAAAAATGAACCGGTAGAGTTTCAGGATAGTTTAATAAAAGAATTCGATGCTATTGTGCAGCGATATCCTGAAGGGCGTCAGAAATCAGCGCTGCTGCCTATATTACATTTGGTGCAGGCACAGTATGGATGGTTAAGTGTAGGGGCAATGGATAAGGTGGCGGTTTATCTGAAAATAGAACCCATTGAAGTCTATGAGGTAGCTACTTTTTATACGATGTTTTTTTTACAACCCCAAGGGAAGTATGTTCTGGAAGTCTGTAGAACCGGGCCTTGTTGTTTGGTAGGTGCAGAAAAGATTATGGCACATATAGAAAAACGGTTAGGCGTGAAGGAAAACGAGGTGACACCCGACGGTTTGTTCAGTTGGCGAGGGATAGAGTGTGTAGCAGCATGTGGGATGGGGCCTGTACTTCAAATAGGTCCAGACTATACCTACTATGAAAATTTGACGGAAGAAAGTGTCGATAGGTTGATCGAAACTTTAAAGAATAAAGAAAATTAG
- a CDS encoding NADH-quinone oxidoreductase subunit J, with protein MSLFYFLAFLSIFFAVMVILTKNPVHSVLYLVITFFTFTVHYILLNAQFLAVVNFIVYMGAIMVLFLFVLMLLNLNKESEPMKSVLVKVIGVIAGMCLLVTVAGSMRVIEISNPLVLKNPDIGLVENLGKVLFNEFLLPFELSSILLLTAMIGAVLLAKKEPNKS; from the coding sequence GTGAGCTTATTTTATTTTCTGGCATTTTTATCTATATTTTTTGCGGTGATGGTTATCTTAACCAAGAATCCGGTGCATAGTGTGCTTTATTTGGTCATCACCTTTTTTACTTTTACAGTTCATTATATCCTGCTGAACGCGCAGTTTCTAGCAGTGGTGAATTTTATTGTCTACATGGGGGCTATTATGGTCCTATTCCTATTTGTTTTGATGCTCCTGAACTTGAATAAAGAGAGCGAACCTATGAAATCCGTTTTGGTCAAAGTGATAGGGGTAATTGCGGGGATGTGTCTGTTAGTTACCGTAGCAGGCTCCATGCGCGTTATTGAAATTTCGAACCCCCTTGTTCTAAAGAATCCGGATATCGGTTTGGTAGAAAACCTGGGTAAAGTTTTATTTAATGAATTTTTGCTTCCATTTGAATTATCGTCCATTTTATTATTGACAGCAATGATTGGAGCAGTATTACTAGCAAAAAAAGAACCTAACAAATCATAA
- a CDS encoding NADH-quinone oxidoreductase subunit D, which produces MTANRLVFDDNDPQDDLVTLNLGPTHPATHGVFQNVLQVDGERIVSGISTIGYIHRAFEKIAEHRPFYQITPLTDRMNYCSSPINNMGWHMTVEKLLDVEIPKRVQYMRVIIMELARIADHIICNGILGVDTGAFSGFLYVMQEREFIYEIFEEICGARLTTNIGRIGGFERDFNETAFQKIRQFVKRYPPVLKEFEELFNRNRIFIDRTSGVAAVDAETALSYSWSGPILRATGVDYDVRANEPYSSYEDFDFEIPVGENGDVYDRFMVRNEEMWQSIRIIEQALEKLEKEPQGIFHADVPEFYLPPKDQVYNNMEALIYHFKIVMGEIDTPKTEVYHAVEGGNGELGFYLISDGGRSPYRLHFRRPSFINYQMYAPMSSGMLLSDAIINMSSLNVIAGELDA; this is translated from the coding sequence ATGACTGCTAATCGTTTGGTTTTTGACGATAATGACCCTCAGGATGACCTGGTAACACTTAACTTGGGCCCTACCCACCCTGCAACACATGGTGTATTTCAGAATGTACTTCAGGTAGATGGCGAGCGGATCGTAAGTGGTATTTCTACTATCGGGTATATCCATAGAGCTTTCGAAAAAATAGCAGAGCACCGTCCATTCTATCAGATTACACCACTTACAGATCGGATGAATTATTGCTCCTCACCTATTAATAATATGGGATGGCATATGACAGTAGAGAAACTATTGGACGTAGAAATCCCGAAGCGTGTGCAGTACATGCGTGTGATCATTATGGAGTTAGCTCGCATAGCCGATCATATTATCTGTAATGGAATTTTGGGAGTGGATACAGGAGCTTTCTCTGGTTTCCTGTATGTGATGCAGGAAAGGGAGTTTATCTACGAAATATTTGAAGAAATATGTGGTGCGCGATTGACAACCAATATAGGAAGAATAGGTGGTTTCGAGCGTGACTTCAACGAAACCGCTTTCCAAAAGATCAGGCAATTTGTAAAACGTTACCCGCCTGTTTTGAAGGAGTTTGAAGAGCTTTTTAACAGAAACAGAATATTCATCGACCGTACCTCGGGGGTTGCCGCCGTGGATGCGGAAACGGCATTGAGTTATAGTTGGAGCGGTCCTATTCTACGTGCGACGGGTGTAGACTATGACGTGCGAGCTAATGAACCATACTCTTCATATGAAGACTTTGATTTTGAAATTCCCGTTGGTGAAAACGGAGACGTTTATGATCGCTTTATGGTTCGTAATGAGGAAATGTGGCAGAGTATTCGAATTATTGAGCAAGCCTTGGAAAAGCTTGAGAAAGAACCCCAAGGGATTTTTCACGCGGATGTTCCCGAGTTTTATCTTCCCCCAAAAGATCAAGTCTACAATAATATGGAAGCACTTATCTATCACTTTAAAATAGTGATGGGAGAAATAGACACTCCAAAGACGGAGGTATACCACGCGGTTGAAGGGGGTAATGGTGAATTGGGTTTTTATTTGATCAGTGATGGAGGAAGATCTCCCTATAGGCTACATTTTAGAAGGCCGTCATTTATTAATTATCAAATGTATGCTCCAATGAGCAGTGGGATGCTGCTTTCGGATGCCATTATTAATATGAGTAGTTTAAACGTTATTGCAGGAGAACTTGATGCTTAG